A region from the Coffea eugenioides isolate CCC68of chromosome 9, Ceug_1.0, whole genome shotgun sequence genome encodes:
- the LOC113782754 gene encoding theobromine synthase 2-like isoform X1, which produces MELQAVLHMNGGEGDTSYAKNSSYNVCLSLYLSLTHTHRVVLALAKVKPVLEQCIRELLRANLPNINNCIKVADLGCASGPNTLLTVRDIVQSIDKVGQEEKNELERPTIQIFLNDLFRNDFNSVFKLLPCFYRKLEKENGRKIGSCLISAMPGSFYGRLFPEESMHFLHSCYSFHWLSQVPSGLVIELGISANKGSIYSSKASRPPVQKAYLDQFTKDFTTFLRIHSKELFSRGRMLLTCICKVDEFDEPNPLDLLDMAINDLIVEGHLEEEKLASFNLPFFTPSAEEVKCIVEEEGSFEILYLETFKAHYDAGFSIDDDYPVRSHFQVYGDEHIKAEYVASLIRSVYEPILASHFGEAIMPDLFHRLAKHAAKVLHLGKGCYNNLIISLAKKPEKSDM; this is translated from the exons ATGGAGCTCCAAGCAGTCCTGCATATGAATGGAGGTGAAGGCGATACAAGCTACGCCAAGAATTCATCCTACAATGTCTGTCtgtctctctatctctctttaacacacacacacagagtaGTG CTGGCTCTTGCCAAGGTGAAACCTGTCCTTGAACAATGCATACGAGAATTGTTGCGGGCCAACTTGCCCAACATCAACAACTGCATTAAAGTTGCGGATTTGGGATGCGCTTCTGGACCAAACACACTTTTAACAGTTCGGGACATTGTGCAAAGTATTGACAAAGTTGGCCAGGAAGAGAAGAATGAATTAGAACGTCCCACCATTCAGATTTTTCTGAATGATCTTTTCCGAAATGATTTCAATTCGGTTTTCAAGTTGCTGCCATGCTTCTACCGCAAACTTGAGAAAGAAAATGGACGCAAAATAGGATCGTGCCTAATAAGCGCAATGCCTGGCTCTTTCTACGGCAGACTCTTCCCCGAGGAGTCCATGCATTTTTTACACTCTTGTTACAGTTTTCATTGGTTATCTCAG GTTCCCAGCGGTTTGGTGATTGAATTGGGGATTAGTGCAAACAAAGGGAGTATTTACTCTTCCAAAGCAAGTCGTCCGCCCGTCCAAAAGGCATATTTGGATCAATTTACGAAAGATTTTACCACATTTCTAAGGATTCATTCGAAAGAGTTGTTTTCACGTGGCCGAATGCTCCTTACTTGCATTTGTAAAGTAGATGAATTCGACGAACCGAATCCCCTAGACTTACTTGACATGGCAATAAACGACTTGATTGTTGAG GGACATCTGGAGGAAGAAAAATTGGCTAGTTTCAATCTTCCATTCTTTACACCTTCAGCAGAAGAAGTAAAGTGCATAGTTGAGGAGGAAGgttcttttgaaattttataCCTGGAGACTTTTAAGGCCCATTATGATGCTGGCTTCTCTATTGATGATGATTACCCAGTAAGATCCCATTTCCAAGTATACGGCGATGAACATATTAAAGCAGAGTATGTGGCATCATTAATTAGATCAGTTTACGAACCCATCCTCGCAAGTCATTTTGGAGAAGCTATTATGCCTGACTTATTCCACAGGCTTGCGAAGCATGCAGCAAAGGTTCTCCACTTGGGCAAAGGCTGCTATAATAATCTTATCATTTCTCTCGCCAAAAAGCCAGAGAAGTCAGACATGTAA
- the LOC113782754 gene encoding theobromine synthase 2-like isoform X2 — protein sequence MELQAVLHMNGGEGDTSYAKNSSYNLALAKVKPVLEQCIRELLRANLPNINNCIKVADLGCASGPNTLLTVRDIVQSIDKVGQEEKNELERPTIQIFLNDLFRNDFNSVFKLLPCFYRKLEKENGRKIGSCLISAMPGSFYGRLFPEESMHFLHSCYSFHWLSQVPSGLVIELGISANKGSIYSSKASRPPVQKAYLDQFTKDFTTFLRIHSKELFSRGRMLLTCICKVDEFDEPNPLDLLDMAINDLIVEGHLEEEKLASFNLPFFTPSAEEVKCIVEEEGSFEILYLETFKAHYDAGFSIDDDYPVRSHFQVYGDEHIKAEYVASLIRSVYEPILASHFGEAIMPDLFHRLAKHAAKVLHLGKGCYNNLIISLAKKPEKSDM from the exons ATGGAGCTCCAAGCAGTCCTGCATATGAATGGAGGTGAAGGCGATACAAGCTACGCCAAGAATTCATCCTACAAT CTGGCTCTTGCCAAGGTGAAACCTGTCCTTGAACAATGCATACGAGAATTGTTGCGGGCCAACTTGCCCAACATCAACAACTGCATTAAAGTTGCGGATTTGGGATGCGCTTCTGGACCAAACACACTTTTAACAGTTCGGGACATTGTGCAAAGTATTGACAAAGTTGGCCAGGAAGAGAAGAATGAATTAGAACGTCCCACCATTCAGATTTTTCTGAATGATCTTTTCCGAAATGATTTCAATTCGGTTTTCAAGTTGCTGCCATGCTTCTACCGCAAACTTGAGAAAGAAAATGGACGCAAAATAGGATCGTGCCTAATAAGCGCAATGCCTGGCTCTTTCTACGGCAGACTCTTCCCCGAGGAGTCCATGCATTTTTTACACTCTTGTTACAGTTTTCATTGGTTATCTCAG GTTCCCAGCGGTTTGGTGATTGAATTGGGGATTAGTGCAAACAAAGGGAGTATTTACTCTTCCAAAGCAAGTCGTCCGCCCGTCCAAAAGGCATATTTGGATCAATTTACGAAAGATTTTACCACATTTCTAAGGATTCATTCGAAAGAGTTGTTTTCACGTGGCCGAATGCTCCTTACTTGCATTTGTAAAGTAGATGAATTCGACGAACCGAATCCCCTAGACTTACTTGACATGGCAATAAACGACTTGATTGTTGAG GGACATCTGGAGGAAGAAAAATTGGCTAGTTTCAATCTTCCATTCTTTACACCTTCAGCAGAAGAAGTAAAGTGCATAGTTGAGGAGGAAGgttcttttgaaattttataCCTGGAGACTTTTAAGGCCCATTATGATGCTGGCTTCTCTATTGATGATGATTACCCAGTAAGATCCCATTTCCAAGTATACGGCGATGAACATATTAAAGCAGAGTATGTGGCATCATTAATTAGATCAGTTTACGAACCCATCCTCGCAAGTCATTTTGGAGAAGCTATTATGCCTGACTTATTCCACAGGCTTGCGAAGCATGCAGCAAAGGTTCTCCACTTGGGCAAAGGCTGCTATAATAATCTTATCATTTCTCTCGCCAAAAAGCCAGAGAAGTCAGACATGTAA